A single window of Archangium gephyra DNA harbors:
- a CDS encoding GFA family protein: MHRGSCLCGAVRFTVEGELRGPDACHCGKCRKHSGHYFVSTDVPRSAVTIQGEDKIGWFQSSEKARRGFCSVCGSSLFWDPLQRDWIGIAMGAFDTPTHTRLAVHIYMADKGDYYDVADGVPQFDTIPPRPH, from the coding sequence ATGCATCGGGGTTCCTGCTTGTGCGGCGCAGTCCGCTTCACCGTGGAAGGCGAGTTGCGTGGCCCTGACGCCTGCCACTGCGGCAAGTGCCGCAAGCACTCGGGCCATTATTTCGTCTCGACCGACGTGCCGCGCTCGGCGGTCACGATCCAGGGCGAAGACAAGATCGGCTGGTTCCAGTCATCCGAGAAGGCGCGTCGCGGCTTCTGCTCCGTCTGCGGTTCGTCGCTGTTCTGGGATCCGCTCCAGCGCGATTGGATCGGGATCGCGATGGGCGCCTTCGACACGCCTACCCACACCCGCCTGGCGGTCCACATCTACATGGCCGACAAGGGCGATTATTACGACGTCGCGGACGGGGTGCCGCAGTTCGACACGATCCCGCCCAGGCCGCATTGA
- the rsgA gene encoding ribosome small subunit-dependent GTPase A translates to MSLESLGWGPDLGHAFSLLLSQSSLSLVPGRVVRQERGLLTVQTSERAWLARPSGRLLHQAPGAEALPTIGDWVALLRPSGEGEALLHALLPRRSVLMRREAGSEREGQLLAANLDVVFLVAGLDGNYNPRRIERALTVAWNSGAEPVVVLSKADLHEDVAGRIREVQALSPGVSVLALSAQQGTGLEALRERLPAGKTGVLLGSSGVGKSTLVNRLLEEARLATQPVRPDDDMGRHTTTHRELFVLPHGGLLIDGPGMRELGLWGEEEGLEQTFADLLALAADCRFSDCTHRHEPGCAVRAAVDTGALARERLKSFEKLQREQAYHARQVSTAGQREHKRIERNRTVQGWQVSRAKRRGD, encoded by the coding sequence GTGTCACTCGAGTCCCTCGGCTGGGGTCCAGACCTCGGCCATGCGTTTTCCCTTCTGCTGTCTCAGTCCTCTCTCTCCCTCGTCCCTGGCCGCGTGGTGCGCCAGGAGCGCGGGTTGCTCACCGTCCAGACGTCCGAGCGGGCCTGGCTCGCTCGGCCCTCGGGACGGCTCCTCCACCAGGCCCCTGGCGCCGAGGCCCTGCCCACCATCGGCGACTGGGTGGCCCTGCTGCGCCCCTCCGGTGAGGGCGAGGCCCTGCTCCACGCCCTGCTTCCCCGCCGAAGCGTCCTCATGAGACGCGAGGCGGGAAGCGAGCGCGAGGGCCAGCTCCTCGCCGCCAACCTCGACGTGGTGTTCCTCGTGGCCGGGTTGGACGGGAACTACAACCCGCGTCGCATCGAGCGGGCGCTCACCGTCGCCTGGAACAGCGGCGCGGAGCCCGTGGTGGTGCTCAGCAAGGCCGACCTCCACGAGGACGTCGCCGGCCGCATCCGTGAGGTGCAAGCCCTGTCCCCGGGCGTCTCCGTGCTCGCGCTGAGCGCGCAACAGGGGACAGGGCTCGAGGCGCTGCGCGAACGGCTTCCCGCTGGGAAGACCGGAGTGCTGCTCGGCTCCTCGGGGGTGGGCAAGTCCACCCTCGTCAACCGGCTGTTGGAAGAGGCGCGGCTGGCCACCCAGCCCGTCCGGCCGGACGACGACATGGGCCGCCACACCACCACCCACCGGGAGCTCTTCGTGCTGCCCCATGGCGGATTGCTCATCGATGGACCGGGGATGCGCGAGCTCGGGTTGTGGGGCGAGGAGGAGGGCCTGGAGCAGACGTTCGCCGACCTCCTCGCGCTGGCCGCGGACTGCCGCTTCTCGGACTGCACCCACCGGCACGAGCCGGGGTGCGCGGTCCGGGCCGCGGTGGACACCGGGGCGCTCGCCCGGGAGCGGCTCAAGAGCTTCGAGAAGCTCCAGCGTGAGCAGGCCTACCACGCGCGGCAGGTGAGCACCGCCGGGCAGCGCGAGCACAAGCGCATCGAGCGCAACCGCACCGTGCAAGGCTGGCAAGTCTCACGAGCGAAGCGACGCGGAGACTAG
- a CDS encoding dihydrofolate reductase family protein, whose translation MRRVVAGVFVSLDGVMQAPGGPEEDPTGGFKFGGWTVPYWDDAMDASLGEVFSQPFDLLLGRRTYDIFAAHWPYIESDPSKSTFDAANAQVAETFNRVTKYVATHAPETLTWKNTQWLGKDVADAVHALKKQEGPVLLVQGSGELLQTLLANQLVDELRLFIYPVLLGRGKRLFGPGLAPGALKLTKSAVAPTGVVIATYERAGEVKAGSFALEKPTEAELARREKLSSGG comes from the coding sequence ATGCGAAGAGTCGTGGCCGGAGTTTTCGTCAGTCTGGATGGCGTGATGCAGGCCCCTGGGGGTCCGGAGGAGGATCCGACCGGTGGCTTCAAGTTCGGCGGCTGGACGGTGCCGTATTGGGATGACGCCATGGATGCGTCGCTCGGCGAGGTCTTTTCACAGCCCTTCGACCTTCTTCTCGGCCGACGCACCTACGACATCTTCGCGGCGCATTGGCCCTACATCGAGAGCGATCCCTCAAAGAGCACCTTCGACGCAGCGAACGCTCAGGTCGCGGAGACGTTCAACCGCGTGACCAAGTACGTGGCCACCCACGCTCCCGAGACGCTCACCTGGAAGAACACGCAGTGGCTCGGCAAGGACGTCGCGGACGCGGTGCACGCGCTCAAGAAGCAGGAGGGGCCGGTGTTGCTCGTTCAGGGCAGCGGCGAGCTGCTCCAGACGTTGCTCGCGAATCAGCTCGTCGATGAGCTGCGTCTCTTCATCTACCCGGTGCTGCTGGGTCGGGGGAAACGGCTGTTCGGGCCCGGCCTCGCGCCCGGTGCCCTGAAGCTCACGAAGTCCGCGGTCGCACCGACGGGCGTCGTCATCGCGACGTACGAACGCGCCGGAGAGGTGAAGGCCGGGTCGTTCGCGCTGGAGAAGCCGACCGAGGCGGAGCTTGCCCGGCGCGAGAAGCTCTCCTCCGGCGGGTAG
- a CDS encoding SPFH domain-containing protein, whose amino-acid sequence MSNETRNEQQRNEQTQETKHPEPKKPGEGLKKLVSLAGEVTRGMVSRGRWLIYAQRGRRVMAGLAVTGLVAGTVAARPLCMIEPGEVGIRVNRLTGNVSELHEGWSLLLPEVHRLSRYSLKDQTYQPARSARATDAAPFQSVEGLSIGVEVNIRYLLDPEKIRALSARLPENVGQEIIEPVIDGVLRRHFAQHTVREIFSTHRVQIQKDLTTELTPLLAADGVILRSVSLGNVDLPHQYRVGMEALLSEELNAEKMRYTLDLKDKQVKQSELEAEADKVRREKAAEAAGNEEIIAAKAKAEAMRHVLPFKEKEIEQRRLEAEAAKVSRLTQATAEAEAHRIEAAGEADARRKLAESDAYRVEVTGKAASEQLARDAELISRNPLLIQKTLADKLSDKIQVIIAPPQAGGFIAGNLLGQPQTAGYAGAPKPSSDPVASTEEMSSQEE is encoded by the coding sequence ATGAGCAACGAGACGCGGAACGAGCAGCAGCGGAACGAGCAGACGCAGGAGACGAAGCACCCCGAGCCGAAGAAGCCCGGTGAGGGGCTGAAGAAGCTGGTGTCGCTGGCCGGCGAGGTGACGCGTGGGATGGTCAGCCGGGGCCGGTGGCTCATCTACGCCCAGCGGGGCCGCCGGGTGATGGCCGGGCTGGCGGTGACGGGCCTGGTGGCCGGGACCGTGGCCGCCCGGCCCCTCTGCATGATCGAGCCCGGCGAGGTGGGCATCCGGGTCAACCGGCTCACCGGCAACGTGTCGGAGCTGCACGAGGGCTGGTCCCTGCTGCTCCCCGAGGTGCACCGGCTCAGCCGCTACAGCCTCAAGGACCAGACGTACCAGCCCGCCCGCAGCGCCCGCGCCACGGACGCGGCGCCCTTCCAGTCCGTGGAGGGCCTGTCCATCGGCGTCGAGGTCAACATCCGCTACCTGCTCGACCCGGAGAAGATCCGCGCCCTGTCCGCCCGCCTCCCGGAGAACGTGGGCCAGGAGATCATCGAGCCCGTCATCGACGGCGTGTTGCGCCGCCACTTCGCCCAGCACACCGTCCGGGAGATCTTCTCCACCCACCGGGTGCAGATTCAGAAAGACCTCACCACGGAGCTCACGCCCCTGCTGGCCGCCGATGGCGTCATCCTGCGCTCGGTCTCGCTGGGCAACGTGGACCTGCCCCACCAGTACCGTGTCGGCATGGAGGCGCTGCTCTCCGAGGAGCTGAACGCGGAGAAGATGCGCTACACGCTCGACCTCAAGGACAAGCAGGTCAAGCAGTCCGAGCTGGAGGCCGAGGCCGACAAGGTCCGCCGCGAGAAGGCCGCCGAGGCCGCCGGCAACGAGGAGATCATCGCCGCCAAGGCCAAGGCCGAGGCCATGCGCCACGTCCTCCCCTTCAAGGAGAAGGAGATCGAACAGCGCCGCCTGGAGGCCGAGGCCGCGAAGGTTTCCCGCCTGACCCAGGCCACCGCCGAGGCCGAGGCGCACCGCATCGAGGCCGCCGGTGAGGCGGATGCCCGGCGCAAGCTCGCCGAGTCGGATGCCTACCGCGTGGAGGTCACCGGCAAGGCCGCCTCCGAGCAGCTCGCCCGCGACGCCGAGCTCATCAGCCGCAACCCGCTCCTCATCCAGAAGACGCTCGCCGACAAGCTGTCCGACAAGATCCAGGTCATCATCGCGCCGCCGCAGGCGGGTGGGTTCATCGCCGGCAACCTGCTGGGCCAGCCTCAGACGGCCGGGTACGCGGGCGCGCCGAAGCCCTCGTCCGACCCCGTTGCCAGCACTGAGGAGATGTCCTCCCAGGAGGAGTAA
- a CDS encoding patatin-like phospholipase family protein: MTSSLTLLAGPDALRLLRERGLRPDDIDVLPGASGGPKWLVLAGLDRVLFGEFLKERTRPLHLLGSSIGSWRLACLAQKDPVAALERFAEAYVEQRYPPKPPPELVSTTSRGILDALLGPDGEEQLLNHPWARLHVLTTRCRGLTASEQRHAQLLGLALGAVGNLVSRRTLGLHLERVIFHTAGDTSPFSGLADLPSVHLPLTRENLRPALMASGSIPLVLAGVRIPGAGEGVYRDGGVLDYHLDLEFGPGEGLVLYPHFYPYVVPGWFDKSLPWRRAGPLNFRRALLMSPSPEFVARLPGGRIPDREDFVRMTDAERLRAWRQVLAEGQRMGDELRELLATGKLAEHVRPL; the protein is encoded by the coding sequence ATGACTTCGAGCCTCACCCTCCTGGCCGGCCCCGACGCGCTGCGCCTCCTCCGCGAGCGCGGCCTGCGCCCGGATGACATCGATGTGCTTCCCGGCGCCTCCGGCGGCCCCAAGTGGCTGGTGCTGGCCGGGCTCGACCGGGTGCTCTTCGGGGAGTTCCTGAAGGAGCGCACCCGGCCGCTCCACCTCCTTGGCTCCTCCATTGGCAGCTGGCGTCTGGCGTGCCTCGCCCAGAAGGACCCGGTGGCCGCCCTGGAGCGGTTCGCCGAGGCCTATGTCGAGCAGCGCTACCCGCCCAAGCCCCCGCCGGAGCTGGTGAGCACCACCAGCCGGGGCATCCTGGACGCGCTCCTGGGCCCGGACGGCGAGGAGCAGCTCCTGAACCACCCCTGGGCGCGGCTGCACGTCCTCACCACGCGGTGCCGGGGCCTCACCGCCAGCGAGCAGCGCCACGCCCAGCTGCTGGGGCTCGCCCTCGGCGCCGTGGGCAACCTGGTGAGCCGCCGCACCCTGGGGCTCCACCTGGAGCGGGTCATCTTCCACACCGCGGGCGATACCAGCCCGTTCTCCGGGCTCGCGGACCTGCCCTCCGTCCACCTGCCGCTGACCCGGGAGAACCTGCGCCCGGCCCTCATGGCCTCGGGCTCCATTCCCCTCGTGCTCGCCGGGGTGCGCATCCCCGGGGCAGGGGAGGGCGTCTACCGGGACGGCGGGGTGCTCGACTACCACCTGGACCTGGAGTTCGGCCCGGGAGAGGGACTGGTGCTCTACCCGCACTTCTACCCGTACGTGGTGCCCGGCTGGTTCGACAAGTCGCTGCCGTGGCGGCGGGCCGGGCCCCTCAACTTCCGCCGGGCCCTGTTGATGTCCCCCTCGCCCGAGTTCGTCGCGCGGCTGCCGGGCGGCAGGATTCCGGACCGGGAGGACTTCGTCCGGATGACGGATGCCGAGCGGCTGCGCGCCTGGCGTCAGGTGCTGGCGGAGGGGCAGCGGATGGGAGACGAGCTGCGCGAGCTGCTCGCCACCGGGAAGCTGGCCGAGCACGTGCGGCCGCTGTGA
- a CDS encoding vWA domain-containing protein, giving the protein MLKHSLLCLGLMALPGSASAEPNPPAKPAPQQSRPAVSPGTLEAAISAPKVQIALLLDTSSSMDGLIEQTKRQLWTVVNAFQKAQRDGQQARLEIALYEYGNDTLSAESGYIRQVVPLTSDLDRVSEHLFALKTNGGSEFCGQAIQKATQQLEWSKSKKDLKLIYIAGNEPFSQGPVAFRTAISSAKEHGIMVNTIHCGPSEVGTNSGWAEAARFAGGQPFNIDQNQAVAMVAAPQDEEIAKLGVELNKTYLSYGRSGAEAKKRQAAQDSNASGNAVSATTRAMSKASRLYDNSSWDLVDGTKQGKVKLEALKEEELPEELRGKNAEERKAVLDAKEKERTELQARIQKLSQERQQYLAGKQKELASEGKNTLDKAILDSVQTQAKAQSFTLE; this is encoded by the coding sequence ATGCTCAAGCACTCGCTCCTGTGTCTCGGCCTGATGGCGCTGCCCGGTTCCGCTTCCGCGGAGCCCAACCCGCCCGCCAAACCCGCCCCCCAGCAGAGCCGGCCCGCCGTGTCTCCCGGGACGCTCGAGGCGGCCATCTCCGCCCCCAAGGTGCAGATCGCCCTGCTCCTGGACACCAGCAGCAGCATGGATGGCCTCATCGAGCAGACCAAGCGCCAGCTGTGGACGGTGGTGAATGCCTTCCAGAAGGCCCAGCGCGACGGCCAGCAGGCCCGGCTGGAGATCGCCCTCTACGAGTACGGCAACGACACGCTCTCCGCCGAGAGCGGCTACATCCGCCAGGTGGTGCCCCTCACCTCGGACCTGGACCGGGTGTCCGAGCACCTCTTCGCCCTGAAGACGAACGGCGGCAGCGAGTTCTGCGGCCAGGCCATCCAGAAGGCGACGCAGCAGCTCGAGTGGAGCAAGTCCAAGAAGGACCTGAAGCTCATCTACATCGCGGGCAACGAGCCCTTCTCCCAGGGGCCAGTGGCGTTCCGCACGGCCATCTCCTCGGCGAAGGAGCACGGCATCATGGTCAACACCATCCACTGCGGCCCCTCGGAGGTCGGCACGAACAGCGGCTGGGCGGAGGCGGCGCGCTTCGCGGGCGGGCAGCCCTTCAACATCGACCAGAACCAGGCGGTGGCCATGGTCGCCGCGCCCCAGGACGAGGAGATCGCGAAGCTGGGCGTGGAGCTGAACAAGACGTACCTGAGCTATGGACGCTCGGGCGCGGAGGCCAAGAAGCGCCAGGCGGCCCAGGACAGCAACGCCAGCGGCAACGCCGTCAGCGCCACCACGCGCGCCATGTCCAAGGCCTCGCGGCTCTACGACAACTCGAGCTGGGACCTGGTGGACGGCACGAAGCAGGGCAAGGTGAAGCTGGAGGCGCTCAAGGAGGAGGAGCTGCCCGAGGAGCTGCGCGGCAAGAACGCCGAGGAGCGCAAGGCCGTGCTGGACGCCAAGGAGAAGGAGCGCACGGAGCTGCAGGCGCGCATCCAGAAGCTGAGCCAGGAGCGGCAGCAGTACCTCGCCGGCAAGCAGAAGGAGCTGGCCTCCGAGGGGAAGAACACGCTCGACAAGGCCATCCTCGACTCGGTCCAGACCCAGGCCAAGGCGCAGAGCTTCACACTGGAGTGA
- a CDS encoding fatty acid desaturase: protein MSPSRPLEFARSTEKEPHLERARAILRAHPEIKDLCGPTRITALFVLLLVGGQVAIAWALRDSPWWALLATAWLVGAFIDHGLWVLIHECTHNLVFRSPRLNAVLQLFTNLPILFPAAASFRKYHLIHHRFQGDPELDADLATPFEAKLIGNSFWGKAFWELNFWAFQAMRVSRLKRIPLVDGWYIANFAIQIAFIAGVWALLGPRALVYMFLASIFAIGLHPLGARWIQEHFLVKAPQETYSYYGPLNWVAFNVGYHNEHHDVMRVPWTRLPKVRQLAPEFYDSLHYHTSWTALWLKFLFDPSLSLYSRMTRTGDSGAGTVRAEDTAKAA, encoded by the coding sequence TTGAGTCCGTCGCGCCCCCTGGAGTTTGCCCGTAGCACGGAGAAGGAGCCCCATCTGGAGCGGGCCCGCGCCATCCTGCGGGCCCATCCCGAGATCAAGGATCTGTGTGGCCCCACGCGCATCACGGCCCTCTTCGTGTTGCTGCTGGTGGGGGGACAGGTGGCCATCGCCTGGGCCCTGCGCGACTCGCCGTGGTGGGCGCTGCTGGCCACGGCGTGGCTGGTGGGTGCCTTCATCGACCACGGCCTGTGGGTGCTCATCCACGAGTGCACCCACAACCTCGTCTTCCGCAGCCCGCGCCTCAACGCCGTGCTGCAGCTCTTCACCAACCTGCCCATCCTGTTCCCCGCGGCGGCCTCGTTCCGCAAGTACCACCTCATCCACCACCGCTTTCAGGGGGACCCGGAGCTGGACGCGGACCTGGCCACGCCCTTCGAGGCGAAGCTGATCGGCAACTCGTTCTGGGGCAAGGCCTTCTGGGAGCTCAACTTCTGGGCCTTCCAGGCCATGCGCGTGTCGCGGCTCAAGCGCATCCCGCTCGTCGATGGCTGGTACATCGCCAACTTCGCCATCCAGATCGCCTTCATCGCGGGCGTCTGGGCGCTGCTGGGGCCTCGCGCGCTCGTCTACATGTTCCTGGCGTCCATCTTCGCCATCGGCCTGCATCCGCTGGGCGCGCGGTGGATCCAGGAGCACTTCCTCGTCAAGGCTCCCCAGGAGACGTACTCGTATTACGGGCCGCTCAACTGGGTGGCCTTCAACGTGGGCTACCACAACGAGCACCACGACGTGATGCGCGTGCCCTGGACGCGGCTGCCCAAGGTGCGGCAGCTGGCCCCCGAGTTCTACGACTCGCTGCACTACCACACGTCGTGGACGGCGCTGTGGCTCAAGTTCCTCTTCGACCCGTCCCTGTCGCTCTACAGCCGCATGACGCGCACCGGCGACTCGGGAGCCGGCACGGTGCGGGCCGAGGACACCGCCAAGGCGGCCTGA
- a CDS encoding HAD family hydrolase has translation MPKAIVFEVDGTLVDTHVLRARAWQEALARYGRQVRLPRVLAQMARMGDQFLSVFLPEDEYLRYADELASFYRALFHEEYLHKVRPFLGAPELLRHLRAEGWRIALASTADPDELEHYIELLGVEDLIDARTTDAEVDRNRLHEEIPAEAVRLLGLDGTDDTLAIAALPHDVEGAVHLGMRCVGLVCGGFTDEELRSAGAIGVFGTPTDLLTRYSESPLAAVG, from the coding sequence GTGCCCAAGGCAATCGTCTTCGAGGTGGATGGGACGCTGGTGGACACCCACGTGCTGCGCGCGCGGGCCTGGCAGGAGGCATTGGCGCGCTATGGCCGTCAGGTGCGTCTGCCTCGGGTGCTCGCGCAGATGGCGCGGATGGGGGATCAGTTCCTCTCCGTATTCCTTCCCGAGGACGAGTACCTGCGCTACGCCGATGAGCTGGCGAGCTTCTACCGGGCGCTCTTCCATGAGGAGTACCTGCACAAGGTACGGCCCTTCCTCGGGGCTCCCGAGCTGTTGAGGCACCTGCGCGCGGAAGGCTGGCGCATCGCCCTGGCCTCCACCGCGGACCCGGACGAGCTGGAGCACTACATCGAGCTGCTGGGGGTGGAGGACCTCATCGACGCGCGCACCACCGACGCCGAGGTGGACCGCAACCGGTTGCACGAGGAGATTCCCGCGGAGGCCGTCCGGTTGCTGGGGCTCGATGGGACCGACGACACGCTGGCCATCGCGGCGCTGCCCCATGACGTCGAGGGCGCCGTGCATCTGGGCATGCGGTGTGTCGGGCTGGTGTGCGGCGGCTTCACGGACGAGGAGCTCCGGTCCGCCGGGGCCATTGGTGTCTTCGGCACGCCGACGGATCTGCTCACGCGCTACTCCGAGTCGCCCCTGGCCGCCGTGGGTTGA
- a CDS encoding sensor histidine kinase — MSAEREGKDEPQFKVALSEDEERFRLLIDSLRDYSVFSLSVEARVSNWNLGAERLKGYTTQEAIGLHLSIFFPEEEKAERVPERILTRAAAEGRAEYEGWLVRKDGSQFWGTLVISAMRDQDGRLHGFSNVARDLTERKRGEKAQTFLSEAGELLTGSLEYERTLQEVARLSVLGMADWCTVAIQGAQGLTVMSAAHADPAQEPSIRRLLRVLPTGGAKPARGIQQVVRTGQPDVCADTLEAAWVRSALGVDTPEHFIALGARSYMCVPLKARGETFGAITFVSVTQGRKYGPVDLGLAEELARRAGLAVDNARLFHEAREALKARDEFLSMASHDLRSPLTSLRLQLQAMRKNLRPDSDGPRSTEKLAARVESMERQTDRMLHMMDALLDITQMTAGRLELKRQKLDLVEMVRASLATLEEELSQSGMQVRLHAEGPVEGLWDSLRLEQIIDNLLSNAVKYGKGQPVDLTVSTDGTTATLEVRDQGVGVAPEDQERLFERFERVRLDRGVTGYGVGLWIVRRVVEAHGGSISIKSRLGEGATFIVQLPSRGQERERNAEARPPTVH, encoded by the coding sequence ATGTCCGCGGAGCGCGAGGGAAAGGACGAACCACAGTTCAAGGTCGCGCTGAGCGAGGACGAGGAGCGCTTCCGCCTCCTCATCGACAGCCTGCGGGACTACTCCGTCTTCTCGCTGTCGGTGGAGGCGCGGGTGAGCAACTGGAATCTCGGCGCCGAGCGCCTCAAGGGTTACACGACGCAGGAGGCCATCGGCCTGCACCTCTCCATCTTCTTCCCCGAGGAGGAGAAGGCGGAGCGCGTGCCAGAGCGGATCCTCACCCGGGCGGCGGCGGAGGGACGCGCCGAGTACGAGGGATGGCTCGTGCGCAAGGACGGGTCGCAGTTCTGGGGCACCCTGGTGATCAGCGCCATGCGAGACCAGGACGGGCGGTTGCACGGCTTCTCCAACGTCGCCCGGGATCTCACCGAGCGCAAGCGGGGGGAAAAGGCGCAGACCTTCCTCTCCGAAGCGGGGGAGCTCCTCACCGGCTCGCTCGAATACGAACGGACGCTGCAGGAGGTCGCTCGCCTGTCTGTCCTGGGAATGGCGGACTGGTGCACCGTGGCCATCCAGGGCGCCCAGGGGCTGACGGTGATGTCCGCCGCGCACGCGGACCCGGCACAGGAGCCCAGCATCCGGCGGCTCCTGCGCGTGCTGCCCACGGGAGGGGCGAAGCCGGCACGGGGCATCCAGCAGGTGGTGCGCACGGGGCAGCCGGATGTCTGCGCGGACACCCTCGAGGCCGCCTGGGTGCGGAGCGCGCTCGGAGTGGACACCCCGGAGCACTTCATCGCGCTGGGGGCGCGCTCGTACATGTGCGTGCCGCTCAAAGCCCGCGGAGAAACCTTCGGCGCCATCACCTTCGTGTCGGTGACGCAGGGCAGGAAATACGGTCCGGTGGACCTCGGACTGGCCGAGGAGCTCGCGCGCAGGGCGGGCCTCGCGGTGGACAACGCGCGGCTGTTCCACGAGGCGCGGGAGGCGCTCAAGGCCCGCGACGAGTTCCTCTCCATGGCGTCACACGACCTGCGCTCCCCCCTCACCTCGCTGCGCCTGCAGTTGCAGGCCATGCGCAAGAACCTGCGCCCGGACAGCGACGGGCCGCGCTCCACGGAGAAGCTGGCCGCCCGGGTGGAGTCGATGGAGCGGCAGACGGACCGGATGCTCCACATGATGGATGCCCTGCTGGACATCACCCAGATGACGGCGGGCCGGCTCGAGCTCAAGCGCCAGAAGCTGGACCTCGTCGAGATGGTGCGAGCCTCCCTGGCCACGCTCGAAGAGGAGCTGAGCCAGTCCGGCATGCAGGTGCGGCTCCACGCGGAAGGCCCCGTCGAGGGGCTGTGGGACAGCCTGCGGCTCGAACAGATCATCGACAACCTGCTCTCCAACGCCGTGAAGTACGGGAAGGGCCAGCCCGTGGACTTGACGGTGTCCACGGACGGCACCACGGCGACGCTCGAGGTCCGTGACCAGGGCGTGGGCGTTGCCCCCGAGGATCAGGAGCGGCTCTTCGAGCGTTTCGAGCGCGTGCGGCTCGACCGGGGCGTCACCGGGTACGGGGTGGGCCTGTGGATCGTCCGGCGCGTGGTGGAGGCGCACGGAGGCAGCATCTCCATCAAGAGCCGCCTCGGTGAGGGCGCGACCTTCATCGTCCAGCTGCCCTCACGCGGCCAGGAGCGGGAGAGGAACGCCGAGGCGCGCCCCCCGACCGTGCACTAA